A genomic region of Chryseobacterium sp. KACC 21268 contains the following coding sequences:
- a CDS encoding histidine kinase, with product MKKIILIFSIIFSIFISAQTATEIIDKNIENSGGLTNWKLLNTVQIQGRVTLGVNDEYPIKIYQQRPNLSKTAMVVGGKETPVEGYDGKNGYAMNYAQNKLQQYNDYIPENFDNDFIDWENKGFEAKFLGKEKINDQLYFKVELTKNVNKTIYYFDVRNYMLFREIKKDEILTYSDYKKVGQLLMPYRIESSSPKKDSDYVMTINKIEVNKELPKNTFKF from the coding sequence ATGAAAAAAATAATTCTCATATTCTCCATTATATTTTCCATTTTCATTTCTGCCCAAACAGCTACAGAGATCATCGACAAAAACATCGAGAATTCTGGTGGCCTTACCAATTGGAAACTTCTGAACACGGTTCAAATCCAAGGAAGAGTTACACTTGGCGTGAATGACGAATATCCTATTAAAATCTATCAACAACGTCCCAATCTCAGCAAAACTGCAATGGTTGTTGGCGGAAAAGAAACGCCCGTTGAAGGTTATGATGGCAAGAATGGATATGCGATGAATTATGCGCAAAACAAGCTTCAGCAATACAATGATTACATTCCCGAAAACTTCGACAACGATTTTATCGATTGGGAAAACAAAGGTTTTGAAGCTAAATTTCTAGGGAAAGAAAAAATTAACGATCAACTTTATTTCAAGGTCGAATTGACGAAGAATGTCAACAAAACAATTTATTACTTCGATGTCAGAAATTATATGTTGTTTCGTGAGATCAAAAAGGATGAGATCCTGACCTATTCTGATTATAAAAAAGTAGGACAATTATTAATGCCTTACAGAATCGAATCGTCTTCACCTAAGAAAGATAGCGATTACGTGATGACAATCAATAAGATAGAGGTCAACAAGGAGCTGCCGAAAAATACTTTTAAGTTTTAA
- a CDS encoding MmcQ/YjbR family DNA-binding protein, with protein MEAEEIREYCLSKKAVTESFPFDLETLVFKVGGKMFLLISLEQQPATFSAKADPEWSEELREEFSQINGAYHMNKTHWNSVVCEGLKQDLIFKLIDHSYDLVFKSLTKKIKDEINIGEN; from the coding sequence ATGGAAGCTGAGGAAATCCGCGAATATTGCTTAAGTAAAAAAGCAGTGACGGAAAGTTTTCCATTTGACCTGGAAACCTTGGTCTTCAAAGTTGGTGGGAAGATGTTTCTTTTGATTTCCTTGGAACAACAGCCGGCAACATTCTCTGCCAAAGCTGATCCTGAATGGAGCGAGGAGTTACGGGAAGAATTTTCTCAGATCAACGGTGCTTACCATATGAATAAAACACATTGGAATTCAGTGGTTTGTGAAGGATTAAAGCAGGATTTGATTTTTAAATTGATTGACCATTCTTACGATTTGGTCTTCAAATCTTTGACTAAGAAAATTAAAGATGAAATTAATATTGGTGAAAATTAA
- a CDS encoding bifunctional riboflavin kinase/FAD synthetase codes for MKIITDFNDYHSKTLLALSLGMFDGVHLGHLSIINTLNEIAKNEELESAILSFWPHPRKFLNPNDDVKMLNTLEEKLGLLERSGIQNIFLKTFDEEFRNLTGIEFCEQVLVDKLNVKHIIIGHDHTFGKNKSGNFELLKSLSSELDFKVNQLEAVQQNDLNISSTKIRIALSEGRIKDANEMLGYNYPLTGNVIHGKKLGRTIGYPTANIDVPINKLLPKSGAYIVEVWIDKTFYKGMLSIGTNPTVDNENQTLHTEVYILDFDQNIYDKEITVKFRDYLHDEIEFEGLEKLIEKLDLDKRLTEEFQF; via the coding sequence TTGAAAATCATTACGGATTTCAACGATTATCACTCCAAAACCCTACTGGCATTATCATTAGGAATGTTTGACGGCGTTCATCTTGGGCATTTATCTATTATTAATACGTTGAATGAGATCGCCAAAAATGAAGAGTTGGAATCAGCTATTCTAAGTTTCTGGCCACATCCAAGAAAATTCCTGAATCCGAATGATGATGTAAAAATGCTCAATACACTGGAAGAAAAGCTGGGATTGCTTGAAAGAAGTGGAATCCAGAATATTTTCCTTAAAACTTTTGATGAAGAGTTCAGAAATCTGACGGGAATCGAATTCTGTGAACAGGTTTTGGTTGACAAACTGAATGTAAAGCACATCATCATCGGTCACGACCATACTTTTGGAAAGAACAAAAGCGGAAATTTTGAGTTATTGAAATCTCTATCCAGCGAACTCGACTTTAAAGTCAATCAATTGGAAGCAGTCCAACAGAATGATTTGAACATTAGTTCTACAAAGATCAGAATTGCTTTATCAGAAGGCAGAATCAAGGATGCGAACGAAATGTTGGGTTATAATTATCCTTTAACTGGAAACGTAATTCACGGGAAAAAACTGGGAAGAACAATTGGTTATCCAACGGCGAATATAGATGTTCCGATTAACAAACTGCTACCGAAAAGTGGCGCTTACATCGTAGAAGTTTGGATTGACAAGACTTTCTACAAAGGAATGTTGAGCATCGGAACGAATCCTACAGTTGATAATGAAAATCAAACTTTGCATACGGAAGTTTATATTCTGGATTTCGACCAAAATATCTATGATAAAGAGATCACTGTAAAATTCAGGGATTATCTTCACGACGAAATCGAATTCGAAGGTTTGGAGAAACTTATTGAAAAATTGGATCTGGATAAAAGATTGACCGAGGAATTTCAGTTTTAA
- the atpD gene encoding F0F1 ATP synthase subunit beta, whose product MANQIKGKISQIIGPVIDVVFNEVEQLPNIYDALEIIKSNGEKVVLEVEQHIGEDVVRCIAMDATDGLQRGQEVLGTGQQITMPVGDGVNGRLFNVVGDAIDGLQNLSKEGGLPIHRPAPKFDQLTTSAEVLFTGIKVIDLIEPYAKGGKIGLFGGAGVGKTVLIQELINNIAKGHGGLSVFAGVGERTREGNDLLREMLESGIIKYGDEFMHSMENGGWDLSKVDLEEMKDSKAAFVFGQMNEPPGARARVALSGLTLAEYYRDGGETGQGRDVLFFVDNIFRFTQAGSEVSALLGRMPSAVGYQPTLASEMGAMQERITSTKNGSITSVQAVYVPADDLTDPAPATTFAHLDATTVLDRKIASLGIYPAVDPLASTSRILAPEIIGEEHYNCAQRVKEILQRYKALQDIIAILGMEELSEEDKLVVYRARKVQRFLSQPFHVAEQFTGLKGSLVDIKDTIKGFNMIIDGELDQYPESAFNLKGTIEEAIAAGQKLLAENA is encoded by the coding sequence ATGGCAAACCAAATTAAAGGAAAAATTTCACAAATTATTGGACCAGTTATCGATGTGGTCTTTAATGAAGTTGAACAATTACCAAACATATATGACGCTCTGGAAATCATCAAAAGCAACGGAGAAAAAGTTGTTTTGGAGGTTGAACAGCACATTGGCGAGGACGTTGTAAGATGTATCGCAATGGATGCTACAGACGGTCTTCAAAGAGGACAGGAAGTTCTTGGAACAGGTCAGCAGATCACAATGCCAGTAGGAGACGGCGTAAATGGACGTCTTTTCAATGTGGTAGGTGACGCGATCGACGGACTTCAAAACTTGTCCAAAGAAGGAGGTTTGCCAATCCACAGACCAGCACCAAAATTTGACCAGTTGACGACTTCAGCAGAAGTTCTTTTCACAGGTATCAAAGTAATCGACCTTATCGAGCCTTATGCAAAAGGAGGTAAAATTGGATTGTTTGGTGGAGCAGGTGTTGGAAAAACAGTATTGATCCAGGAATTAATTAATAATATCGCAAAAGGTCACGGTGGTCTTTCCGTATTCGCAGGAGTAGGAGAAAGAACAAGAGAAGGAAATGACCTTTTGAGAGAGATGCTAGAGTCTGGCATTATCAAGTACGGAGACGAGTTCATGCACTCTATGGAAAATGGAGGTTGGGACCTTTCTAAAGTTGATCTGGAAGAAATGAAAGATTCTAAAGCAGCTTTCGTTTTCGGACAGATGAACGAACCACCAGGAGCAAGAGCTAGAGTAGCACTTTCTGGTTTGACATTGGCAGAGTATTACAGAGATGGTGGCGAAACAGGACAAGGTAGAGATGTATTGTTCTTCGTAGATAACATCTTCCGTTTTACACAGGCTGGTTCTGAGGTGTCTGCACTTCTTGGACGTATGCCTTCAGCGGTAGGTTATCAGCCAACATTGGCATCTGAAATGGGTGCGATGCAGGAGAGAATTACTTCTACAAAAAATGGTTCCATTACTTCAGTACAAGCGGTTTACGTACCTGCGGATGATTTAACGGATCCAGCTCCAGCGACAACATTTGCTCACTTGGATGCAACGACTGTATTGGATAGAAAAATTGCTTCATTAGGTATTTACCCAGCGGTAGATCCATTGGCTTCTACGTCTAGAATCTTAGCGCCTGAGATCATTGGTGAAGAACATTATAACTGTGCTCAGAGAGTGAAAGAAATTCTTCAGAGATACAAAGCATTGCAAGACATCATCGCGATCCTTGGTATGGAAGAACTTTCTGAGGAAGATAAGTTGGTAGTTTACAGAGCTAGAAAAGTTCAGAGATTCTTGTCTCAGCCTTTCCACGTTGCTGAGCAGTTTACAGGTCTTAAAGGATCATTGGTAGACATCAAAGACACCATCAAAGGATTCAATATGATCATCGATGGAGAATTGGATCAGTATCCAGAGTCTGCTTTCAACTTGAAAGGAACTATCGAAGAAGCTATCGCAGCAGGACAAAAATTGTTAGCAGAGAACGCTTAA
- a CDS encoding F0F1 ATP synthase subunit epsilon — protein sequence MNIKILTPEFVIFEGEVESVLLPGKSGQFQIFKNHAAIVSALVGGKVKIYTDKVNGSFEKYLTKETEAKSAYSYEIKSGVLEFNNDKGIILCE from the coding sequence ATGAATATAAAAATTTTAACTCCGGAATTTGTGATCTTTGAAGGCGAAGTAGAATCAGTTCTTCTTCCTGGAAAAAGCGGGCAATTCCAAATCTTTAAAAATCATGCGGCGATCGTTTCTGCTTTGGTTGGTGGAAAAGTGAAGATCTATACAGACAAAGTCAATGGTTCTTTCGAAAAATATTTGACCAAAGAAACAGAAGCAAAAAGCGCTTACTCTTACGAGATCAAAAGTGGTGTTTTAGAATTCAACAATGATAAAGGAATTATTCTTTGCGAGTAA
- a CDS encoding B12-binding domain-containing radical SAM protein: MKDILLITPPFTQLNTPYPATAYIKGFLNTKNISSYQIDLGIEVILQLFSKDGIQKVFSKEIDIKTISENSQRIFALRDEYIKTIDQVILFLQNKNPTLARQICSMNFLPEASRFNQLDDMEFAFGNMGLQDKAKHLATLYLEDLSDYIVENVDSDFGFSRYAERLGKSANSFDELYFKLSDVQTFIDDFSLNILREKLELVQPKLVCFSVPFPGNLYSAFRCAKFIKEHYPHIKTAMGGGFPNTELREVKDKRVFEFVDFITLDDGELPLELVYENVCQTENFESILKRTFLIENGKVIYKNNSTKHDYKQAQVGTPDYSDLQLDKYISVIEIANPMHSLWSDGRWNKLTMAHGCYWGKCTFCDISLDYIRLYEPVSAKILVDRMEELIATTGETGFHFVDEAAPPALMREVALEILRRNLVVTWWTNIRFEKSFTQDLCFLLKISGCVAVSGGLEVASDRLLKLIDKGVSVDQVARVTRNFTESGIMVHAYLMYGYPTQTVQETVDSLEMVRQLFEMGILQSGFWHQFAMTAHSPVGINPEEYGVIPVKQEILFANNDIDFTDKTGIDHSKFSFGLKKSLFNYMHGINFEMPLQSWFDFKIPKTTIHPDYIHDSLLEEDNFSFKPNSKIVFLEKNVIAEDFIKTKKGNSWELSQLTFHLKTNILKIELAKEQAHWLIRILNENAIENGKKLSLLQLKTDFENSFEDFELFWFSKPMQQLKENGVILSL; the protein is encoded by the coding sequence TTGAAAGATATTCTTCTCATCACGCCTCCTTTCACGCAACTCAACACGCCTTATCCAGCGACGGCTTATATCAAAGGTTTTTTGAATACCAAAAATATATCAAGCTATCAAATCGATTTGGGGATAGAAGTGATTTTGCAGTTGTTTTCAAAAGATGGCATTCAGAAAGTTTTTTCTAAGGAAATTGACATCAAAACTATCTCAGAAAATTCTCAGCGTATTTTTGCTTTACGAGATGAATACATCAAAACGATCGATCAGGTCATTCTTTTTCTGCAAAATAAAAATCCAACTTTAGCGCGACAAATTTGTTCAATGAATTTTCTGCCCGAAGCTTCCCGTTTCAATCAGTTAGATGATATGGAATTTGCTTTCGGGAATATGGGTCTGCAGGACAAAGCGAAACATTTGGCAACTTTGTATCTGGAAGATCTTTCCGACTATATTGTTGAAAATGTGGATTCGGATTTTGGTTTCAGCAGATATGCAGAACGATTAGGAAAAAGCGCGAATTCTTTTGATGAATTATATTTTAAATTAAGTGATGTTCAGACTTTTATAGATGATTTCTCGTTGAATATTCTTCGAGAAAAGTTGGAATTGGTTCAGCCAAAATTGGTTTGTTTTTCTGTCCCTTTTCCAGGGAATTTGTACTCTGCGTTTCGATGTGCCAAATTCATCAAAGAACATTATCCGCATATCAAAACGGCGATGGGTGGCGGTTTTCCAAATACAGAACTTCGAGAAGTCAAGGATAAAAGGGTTTTTGAATTTGTGGATTTCATCACTTTAGATGACGGCGAATTACCTCTTGAACTCGTTTATGAGAATGTTTGTCAGACAGAGAATTTTGAGTCCATTCTAAAACGTACTTTCCTAATTGAAAACGGAAAAGTTATTTATAAAAACAATTCCACAAAACACGATTATAAACAAGCACAAGTCGGAACGCCTGATTATTCCGATCTGCAATTAGACAAATATATTTCCGTCATTGAGATTGCCAATCCAATGCACAGTTTGTGGAGCGATGGCCGTTGGAACAAGCTCACAATGGCGCACGGTTGCTATTGGGGAAAATGTACCTTTTGCGATATTTCACTCGATTACATCAGACTTTATGAACCAGTTTCTGCCAAAATTTTGGTTGATAGAATGGAAGAACTGATCGCAACAACTGGCGAAACAGGATTCCATTTTGTGGATGAAGCCGCGCCTCCAGCTTTAATGCGTGAAGTGGCTTTGGAAATTCTACGAAGAAATCTCGTCGTGACTTGGTGGACCAATATTAGATTTGAAAAGAGTTTCACTCAGGATTTATGTTTTCTACTAAAGATTTCAGGTTGTGTAGCGGTTTCTGGTGGATTGGAAGTCGCAAGTGACCGATTGTTAAAATTAATTGACAAAGGCGTTTCCGTTGACCAAGTCGCTAGAGTGACAAGAAATTTCACCGAATCTGGAATTATGGTTCACGCGTATTTGATGTATGGCTACCCGACTCAGACAGTTCAGGAAACAGTGGACTCTTTGGAGATGGTTCGTCAGCTTTTCGAAATGGGAATTTTGCAGAGTGGATTTTGGCATCAGTTTGCGATGACCGCACACTCACCTGTCGGAATCAATCCTGAGGAATATGGCGTGATTCCAGTGAAGCAGGAGATTTTATTTGCTAATAATGACATTGATTTTACGGATAAAACGGGAATTGATCATAGCAAATTTAGTTTTGGATTGAAGAAATCGTTGTTCAATTATATGCACGGAATCAATTTTGAAATGCCGTTGCAAAGTTGGTTTGATTTTAAAATTCCGAAGACGACGATTCATCCGGATTATATTCACGACTCGCTTTTGGAGGAAGATAATTTTAGTTTTAAGCCGAATTCCAAAATTGTTTTCCTTGAGAAAAATGTCATTGCTGAAGATTTTATTAAAACTAAAAAAGGAAATTCGTGGGAACTAAGTCAATTGACTTTTCATTTGAAAACCAATATTTTGAAGATTGAATTGGCTAAGGAACAAGCGCATTGGCTGATCAGAATCCTGAATGAAAACGCAATTGAAAATGGAAAGAAATTGAGTTTGTTGCAACTGAAAACTGATTTTGAAAATAGCTTTGAAGATTTTGAATTGTTCTGGTTTTCGAAACCGATGCAACAATTGAAGGAAAATGGGGTGATTCTTTCGCTTTAG
- a CDS encoding helix-turn-helix transcriptional regulator has translation MEFTDRFTKVIEYSELTPAEFAEEIGVQRSSISHIISGRNKPSLDFITKIKTAFPKFEWDWLITGEGEMLISEKEPEEPVVEEKPEIVEKKKPSLPDLFSLINDENFGITESEDKVEKPKSRDSNISTQVAEKNILSDSQQLENSIQKQDSKKKNVKRIVFFYEDGTFETFEN, from the coding sequence ATGGAATTCACTGATAGATTTACAAAAGTAATCGAGTACTCGGAGTTGACGCCAGCAGAATTTGCGGAAGAAATTGGTGTGCAACGTTCAAGCATTTCTCATATCATTTCTGGACGTAACAAACCTTCTCTCGATTTCATCACCAAAATAAAAACGGCGTTTCCAAAATTCGAATGGGATTGGCTTATTACAGGTGAAGGTGAAATGCTGATTTCAGAAAAGGAACCTGAAGAACCTGTTGTCGAAGAAAAGCCAGAAATTGTAGAAAAGAAAAAACCGTCATTACCAGATCTGTTTTCTTTGATCAATGATGAAAATTTTGGCATTACCGAAAGTGAAGATAAAGTAGAAAAACCAAAATCGCGAGATTCCAATATTTCTACACAAGTAGCTGAAAAAAATATTTTATCCGATTCTCAGCAATTAGAAAATTCCATTCAAAAACAAGATTCAAAAAAGAAAAATGTCAAAAGAATTGTGTTTTTTTATGAGGACGGAACTTTTGAAACTTTTGAAAATTAG
- a CDS encoding TerC/Alx family metal homeostasis membrane protein, giving the protein MSNEIIFLSGFLIFIVTLLLLDLGIFNKKDAAVSLKQAGLMSVFIILLSLGFYILLTYFGHHIHGIDSMERLQEIVAKHKHPVKVIPGNLEHSIMLYDKNLGLEFLTGYLVEYALSIDNIFVILLVFSGFGVAPRNYHRVLFWGIFGAIVMRFLFIFIGAALIQKFEWIMYVFGAFLVYTGIKMYIERNKDDEIDPQHHPVVKFAQKHFKVHNQFVGNKFFVVIDGIKKMTPLFLVLIIVEFTDLIFAVDSIPAIFSITKDPYIVFFSNIFAIIGLRSMFFLLAGIVNKFRFLKIGLAALLTFIGLKMIFHHYLDDIGFTTSHSLIVIVSILFLSIAISLMFPEKKATPHIES; this is encoded by the coding sequence ATGAGCAACGAGATCATATTCCTTTCAGGATTCTTAATATTTATCGTCACCCTACTCCTACTCGACCTGGGAATTTTCAACAAGAAAGATGCAGCAGTTTCACTGAAACAGGCTGGATTGATGAGCGTCTTTATCATTCTACTTTCTTTAGGCTTTTATATTCTACTCACATATTTTGGTCACCACATTCATGGGATCGACAGTATGGAAAGATTGCAGGAAATTGTGGCTAAGCATAAACATCCTGTGAAGGTCATTCCCGGGAATCTGGAACACAGCATTATGTTGTACGATAAAAATCTAGGTTTGGAGTTCCTGACGGGTTATCTTGTGGAGTACGCACTTTCTATAGATAATATCTTTGTGATCCTATTGGTATTTAGTGGATTTGGCGTTGCACCTAGGAATTATCACCGCGTGTTGTTTTGGGGAATTTTTGGAGCCATCGTCATGAGATTTTTATTCATATTTATAGGAGCAGCTTTGATTCAGAAATTCGAATGGATCATGTACGTCTTTGGAGCGTTCCTAGTTTATACAGGTATCAAAATGTATATCGAAAGGAATAAAGATGATGAGATTGATCCGCAGCATCATCCAGTGGTGAAGTTTGCTCAGAAACATTTTAAAGTTCATAACCAGTTTGTGGGTAACAAATTTTTTGTGGTAATCGATGGGATCAAGAAAATGACACCACTGTTTTTAGTGTTAATTATTGTAGAATTTACAGACCTAATCTTCGCTGTAGATAGTATTCCAGCGATATTCTCGATTACCAAAGATCCTTACATTGTATTCTTCTCCAATATCTTTGCGATCATCGGACTTAGATCGATGTTCTTCCTACTGGCCGGAATTGTGAATAAGTTCCGATTCCTAAAGATTGGTTTGGCTGCATTGCTGACGTTTATCGGTCTCAAAATGATCTTCCACCATTATCTAGATGATATTGGATTTACCACTTCACATTCATTGATTGTGATTGTATCTATCCTATTTTTAAGTATTGCTATTTCTCTGATGTTTCCGGAAAAGAAGGCTACTCCTCATATCGAGTCTTAG